One genomic window of Streptococcus mitis includes the following:
- a CDS encoding IS30 family transposase: MTKHKHLTLSDRNDIQLGLERGETFKAIGQSILKDPTTVSKEVKRNRQVRESTCDNLPCPLLDKAPFVCNGCPKRRQNCGFKKIFYLAKQAQKQYEQTLVEAREGTPLNSKAFWDMDKVISDGVKKGQHIYHILKTHNLDVSSSTVYRHIRKGYLSIAHIDLARAVKFKERRKRKLPSIPKEAKKGRSYEDFQNYLVLNQLDSWLEMDTVLGRMGGKVLLTFNLSFCNFIFARLLDNKTALEVTKHLYTIKNTLHEADKDFFQLFPVILTDNGGEFARVDDIEMDVRGESKLFFCDPNRSDQKGRIEKNHTLIRDILPKGTAFDNLTQEDINLVCSHVNSVKRAALNGKSAYELFAFTYGEEIPKLLGISKIPAEDVCQSSKLLQHKF; the protein is encoded by the coding sequence ATGACAAAACATAAACACCTTACCCTTTCAGACCGTAATGATATCCAATTAGGCTTAGAGCGCGGTGAAACCTTCAAAGCTATCGGACAATCCATTCTAAAAGACCCAACTACTGTTTCCAAAGAAGTCAAACGAAACAGACAAGTCCGAGAGTCTACATGCGATAACCTTCCTTGCCCTTTACTCGATAAGGCTCCCTTTGTCTGTAATGGATGCCCTAAAAGAAGACAAAATTGTGGATTTAAAAAAATCTTCTACCTTGCTAAACAAGCTCAAAAACAGTACGAACAAACTCTTGTCGAAGCTCGTGAAGGAACTCCCCTTAATTCCAAGGCCTTCTGGGACATGGACAAAGTCATTTCTGATGGTGTTAAAAAGGGACAACACATCTATCATATCCTCAAAACTCATAACCTTGATGTCAGTTCCTCAACCGTCTATCGACACATCCGAAAAGGATACCTATCTATCGCTCATATTGACCTAGCCAGAGCCGTTAAATTCAAAGAAAGACGGAAAAGGAAACTACCTTCCATCCCTAAAGAAGCTAAAAAAGGCCGTTCCTATGAGGATTTCCAAAACTATTTAGTCCTTAATCAACTAGACTCTTGGCTGGAAATGGACACAGTTCTGGGGAGGATGGGAGGTAAAGTCCTACTTACCTTCAACCTGTCTTTCTGTAACTTTATCTTCGCTAGGCTTCTGGATAATAAAACTGCCCTTGAGGTTACCAAACACCTCTATACCATCAAGAACACTCTTCATGAAGCTGATAAAGATTTCTTCCAACTCTTTCCTGTCATTCTTACCGATAATGGTGGAGAGTTTGCCAGGGTTGATGATATCGAAATGGATGTGCGAGGAGAGAGTAAACTCTTCTTTTGTGACCCTAATCGCTCTGACCAGAAAGGGAGAATTGAGAAAAACCACACACTGATTCGAGACATTCTACCTAAGGGAACTGCTTTTGACAACTTAACTCAAGAGGACATCAATCTCGTCTGCTCTCATGTCAACAGTGTCAAACGTGCTGCTTTGAATGGAAAGTCAGCCTATGAGCTCTTTGCCTTTACCTATGGAGAAGAGATTCCTAAGCTTCTAGGTATTTCTAAAATACCTGCAGAAGACGTCTGTCAGTCTTCGAAATTACTCCAACATAAGTTCTAA
- a CDS encoding heavy metal translocating P-type ATPase produces MSFKVLHRGYQHIRLSSSFSLTLDIQDYLRSLARDEKGIESIQFYMDQQHFTLRIKEGFSVLDNAEAFLKRIDKGKVSELMTLPIRREESAYSIVSGAAIKRILFRSFVPYPIRYLWTCYQAFAYIREAYQTLARKELTMEVLDCSAILLSLFMNQSKTASNIMFMLDLGNHLDQWSLKKTATDLEQSLLAKESDVFLVQGDTVVSIKSSDVQIGDVLVLSQGNEILFDGQVVSGLGMVNESSLTGESFPVEKRESDLVCANTVLETGELRIRVTDNQMNSRILQLIELMKKSEENKKTKQRYFIKMADKVVKYNFLGAGLTYLLTGSFSKAISFLLVDFSCALKISTPVAYLTAIKEGLNREMVIKDGDVLEKYLEVDTFLFDKTGTITTSYPIVEKVLPFGDYSEEDILRISACLEEHIYHPIANAIVKQAEIEGIEHEEMHGKLQYIASKGIKSHIDGQPVLIGNYVLMQDEQIHISSEQNALIEEYKSHYNLLFLAYQNELIGMFCIHTPLRKEAKAALEKLKAQGKKLILATGDTLVRTEELVKDLPFDQVYTDLKPDGKFELVEELQKAGHTILMVGDGLNDSAALTLSDIGVVMNESADISKQMSDILLLDNRLDFFQELDSLSSSLQTLIKKNIQDTVVVNSSLIGFGLFNWLSPSNLSILHNLTTLRIVLRSLSIKNR; encoded by the coding sequence ATGTCTTTTAAAGTGCTACATAGAGGATACCAACATATCCGACTATCATCTTCTTTTTCACTCACCTTGGATATTCAAGACTATCTTCGTTCCTTGGCGAGAGATGAAAAGGGGATTGAGTCTATCCAGTTTTACATGGATCAACAGCACTTTACTCTACGCATAAAAGAAGGCTTTTCTGTATTAGATAATGCAGAAGCCTTTTTAAAAAGAATTGATAAAGGGAAAGTTTCTGAGTTGATGACTCTTCCCATTCGTAGAGAAGAGAGTGCTTATTCTATTGTTTCAGGTGCAGCGATTAAGCGTATACTTTTTCGTAGTTTTGTGCCGTATCCTATTCGCTATCTATGGACTTGTTATCAGGCTTTTGCCTATATTAGAGAAGCCTATCAAACACTAGCGCGTAAGGAACTAACGATGGAGGTCTTGGACTGCTCGGCGATTTTATTGTCCTTGTTTATGAACCAATCCAAGACAGCTAGCAATATCATGTTTATGCTTGATTTGGGGAATCATTTAGATCAGTGGTCCTTGAAAAAAACTGCAACAGATTTAGAACAAAGCCTTCTTGCAAAAGAGAGCGATGTATTCCTAGTACAGGGCGATACGGTTGTTAGTATCAAGAGTTCTGATGTTCAAATAGGAGATGTCTTGGTCCTATCTCAAGGAAATGAAATTCTGTTTGATGGACAAGTAGTTTCAGGTTTAGGTATGGTCAATGAAAGTTCCTTGACGGGAGAGAGTTTTCCAGTTGAAAAAAGAGAGTCTGATTTGGTTTGTGCAAATACAGTATTAGAAACTGGAGAGTTACGCATTCGTGTAACCGATAATCAGATGAACAGCCGGATTTTACAACTGATTGAGTTAATGAAGAAATCTGAAGAAAACAAGAAAACGAAACAACGCTATTTCATCAAAATGGCGGACAAGGTCGTCAAATATAATTTCTTGGGAGCTGGGCTGACTTACCTATTAACAGGTTCTTTTTCTAAGGCTATCTCTTTCCTATTGGTCGATTTCTCCTGCGCTTTGAAAATCTCTACTCCTGTAGCTTATTTGACAGCTATCAAGGAGGGGTTGAACCGTGAAATGGTGATTAAGGATGGGGATGTTCTGGAGAAATACCTGGAAGTTGATACTTTCTTGTTTGATAAGACGGGAACAATCACAACTAGTTATCCTATAGTTGAAAAGGTGTTACCTTTTGGGGACTATAGTGAGGAAGATATTCTCAGAATCAGTGCCTGTCTTGAGGAACACATTTATCATCCTATTGCTAATGCTATCGTCAAGCAAGCTGAGATAGAGGGGATTGAACATGAGGAAATGCATGGGAAACTCCAATATATCGCAAGCAAGGGGATCAAATCTCATATAGACGGCCAACCAGTTCTTATTGGGAATTATGTCTTGATGCAGGATGAGCAGATTCATATCAGTTCAGAACAAAATGCTTTAATTGAAGAGTACAAGAGTCACTACAATCTCTTATTCTTGGCTTATCAGAATGAATTGATTGGAATGTTCTGCATTCATACTCCTTTGAGAAAAGAAGCAAAAGCAGCCTTGGAGAAACTTAAGGCACAAGGGAAAAAATTGATTCTGGCAACAGGGGACACCCTGGTTAGAACAGAGGAATTAGTCAAAGATTTGCCCTTTGATCAGGTCTATACAGACTTGAAACCTGATGGAAAATTTGAGTTAGTAGAGGAACTGCAGAAAGCAGGTCACACTATTTTGATGGTTGGAGATGGCTTGAATGACTCAGCTGCTCTAACCCTATCAGATATCGGTGTGGTGATGAATGAGAGTGCAGATATTTCTAAGCAGATGAGTGATATCTTATTGTTAGATAATCGTTTGGATTTCTTCCAAGAGTTGGATTCGCTATCATCATCTTTGCAAACACTCATCAAGAAGAATATTCAAGATACCGTTGTCGTAAATAGTAGTTTGATTGGCTTTGGCTTGTTTAATTGGCTCAGTCCTTCAAATCTCTCTATCTTACATAATCTAACAACCTTGCGCATTGTACTGCGTAGCCTGTCTATTAAAAATAGATAG
- the tyrS gene encoding tyrosine--tRNA ligase has translation MHIFDELKERGLIFQTTDEEALRKALEEGQVSYYTGYDPTADSLHLGHLVAILTSRRLQLAGHKPYALVGGATGLIGDPSFKDAERSLQTKDTVDGWVKSIQGQLSRFLDFENGENKAVMVNNYDWFGSISFIDFLRDIGKYFTVNYMMSKESVKKRIETGISYTEFAYQIMQGYDFFVLNQDHNVTLQIGGSDQWGNMTAGTELLRRKADKTGHVITVPLITDATGKKFGKSEGNAVWLNPEKTSPYEMYQFWMNVMDADAVRFLKIFTFLSLDEIEDIRKQFEAAPHERLAQKVLAREVVTLVHGEEAYKEALNITEQLFAGNIKNLSVKELKQGLRGVPNYQVQADENHNIVELLVSSGVVNSKRQAREDVQNGAIYVNGDRIQDLDYVLSDADKLENELTVIRRGKKKYFVLTY, from the coding sequence ATGCACATTTTTGATGAGCTAAAAGAGCGTGGTTTGATTTTTCAAACGACTGATGAAGAAGCTTTGCGTAAAGCCCTAGAAGAAGGTCAAGTTTCTTATTATACTGGCTACGATCCAACTGCTGACAGCCTTCACCTAGGCCACCTTGTCGCAATCTTGACAAGTCGTCGCTTGCAGCTAGCAGGTCACAAACCTTATGCGCTCGTTGGCGGTGCTACAGGTCTCATTGGAGATCCGTCCTTCAAAGATGCTGAACGTAGTCTCCAAACAAAAGACACAGTAGATGGCTGGGTCAAGTCTATCCAAGGACAACTTTCTCGTTTTCTTGACTTTGAAAATGGTGAAAACAAGGCTGTCATGGTCAACAACTACGACTGGTTTGGCAGCATCAGCTTCATTGACTTCCTCCGTGATATCGGAAAATACTTCACTGTCAACTACATGATGAGCAAGGAGTCTGTGAAAAAACGGATCGAAACAGGAATTTCATACACTGAGTTTGCTTACCAAATCATGCAAGGTTACGACTTCTTCGTTCTTAACCAAGATCACAACGTAACACTACAAATCGGTGGTTCTGACCAGTGGGGAAATATGACAGCTGGTACTGAGTTGCTTCGTCGTAAGGCTGACAAGACTGGCCACGTTATCACTGTTCCATTGATCACCGATGCAACTGGTAAGAAATTTGGTAAATCAGAAGGAAACGCAGTCTGGCTCAATCCTGAAAAGACTTCTCCATACGAAATGTACCAATTCTGGATGAACGTTATGGACGCTGACGCTGTTCGCTTCTTGAAAATCTTTACTTTCTTGTCACTTGATGAGATTGAAGACATCCGTAAACAATTTGAAGCGGCTCCACACGAACGCTTGGCTCAAAAAGTCTTGGCTCGTGAAGTCGTTACACTTGTTCACGGCGAAGAAGCTTACAAAGAAGCCCTCAACATCACTGAGCAACTCTTTGCAGGAAACATCAAAAACCTTTCTGTTAAAGAGCTTAAACAAGGACTTCGTGGAGTGCCAAACTACCAAGTTCAAGCAGATGAAAATCACAATATCGTGGAACTGCTCGTCTCATCTGGTGTGGTTAACTCAAAACGTCAAGCCCGTGAAGACGTCCAAAACGGAGCTATCTACGTAAATGGCGACCGTATCCAAGACCTTGACTATGTCTTAAGTGACGCAGATAAGCTTGAGAACGAACTGACTGTTATCCGTCGCGGTAAGAAAAAATACTTTGTATTGACTTACTAA